The following DNA comes from Bos indicus isolate NIAB-ARS_2022 breed Sahiwal x Tharparkar chromosome 3, NIAB-ARS_B.indTharparkar_mat_pri_1.0, whole genome shotgun sequence.
CACAGTAAATTTGATGTATTCCAAAGGTTAAAAATCACTTGTGTTTAGAGTTCTCCTGAATGTATCAGAGTAGACTGGTGAAACCTCATATCCAAGTATGGCCTTGGAGAAAACTAAGACTTGGTCCCTCCTCTCCAGGAATTTATCTGGTTGGGATGAGACATGATGTACACAGGGAGAGTGACAATACCATGAGACATATTTACCATTGTCTAAAGACATGAATAGTCGAGTATGAGTTCCAAAAGGAGGaggttgcggggggggggggggggggcagtcaGTGAGATCTACAATTTTAGGGAGAAATGAACAGCCTCAAAGAGCAAAATGTTGATAGGTCCTTTCAGGAAGTCTGTTTGGGCAGTGGAGAGCATTTCTGGCAGATGTAGGAAGGAACAAAGGCAGGTTTGGGTCCCTGAGGTGACCAGTTTTGCCAAAGCAGAGCTTTCCTGAGCAAGTGGGAGATACAGCTTCTCCAGTAGGCAGAGCCCATATTGTGGACAGCTTTCCCTGCCAGGCTGAGGAACTTTAAATATGCTGCTGCCCTGATCCCCTTGGCAGTGGGGACTCAATAGGGGTATTGGAGAATAGTGTAATCAGAGTTGTTTTTGAATACAAAGATTAAACCCAGTGGACTTGTGTAAAAGTTTGGGAAGGGAAACAAGGAGAGCAGTCAGGAAGCTAATGAAGTACCAGGTGTTAGGTAATAAGGGGCTGAACAAAGGTGGCAGCAATAAGAATGAAAAGGTAGGATCAGATTCTAAAAACAAACGTGATAGAACAAGTATTTCACTTGAGGGACATTTTGGCAAAATTGTCTCTGGAACCAAATTTCCTGGGTTCAGGTTTTGGTTTTTGCtgtaccacacagcttgtggaatTCTTACTCCCCAACCAGGTACTGAACCTGGGCCAtaggcagtgaaagctcagagtcctaaccactggactgccaaggaattccctcttGAGTTTCAAATCTTAATCCTACCACTTAATTATGTAACCACAGGCAATGACATTTGTGCCTTGTTTTTCTTACCTGTAAATTGGATCTAATAGTAATATATACCTCAAAGAtaagaggattaaatgaactTGCATGTTATTTAGAACATTTACTGGCTTAGTAAATAGCTAGCTATTGGAAGGAAACTATCCCGTGGGTAGCACTTAGTATCACAGCTGTCTGGAATGTTCTCTGCTTTTCAGAGCGTGACCTGTTGGCGAGCCAAGTTTATGGAGGCCTTTTTTTCCCATGTTCTACGTGGAACCATTGATGTGTCTTCTGACAGGCGTCTTTGTGACCAGCGCTTCTCACCTCTCCTGCATAGCTCCCGCCACGTCCGGCAACTCACCATCTGCAACATGCTGCAGGGTGCAACTGAGCTGGTGGCCGAGCCCAACCGCAGGGTTCTGGAGACCCTGGCCAGTTCCCTGCACACCCTTAAGTTCCGCCACTTGCTGTTCTCCGATGTGGCTGCTCAGCAGTCACTTCGGCAGCTGTTACATCAGCTTATTCACCATGGGGCTGTCAGCCAGGTGTCGCTGTACTCCTGGCCTGTGCCCGAGTCAGCCCTTTTCATTCTTATCCTCACCATGAGTGCTGGCTTCTGGCAGCCAGGCCCTGGTGGTCCGCCCTGTCGCCTCTGTGGAGAGGCCTCCCGAGGCCGGGCCCCATCCCGAGATGAAGGGTCCCTTTTGCTGGGCTCACGCCGGCCTCGCAGAGATGCTGCTGAGCGATGTGCTGCAGCTCTGATGGCCTCCCGGCGAAAGAGTGAAGCCAAGCAGACGGCCAGAGCTGCACCTGCCACTCGGGTAACACGCCGGAGCACACAGGAGAGCCTGACAGCAGGCGGCACAGACTCTAAGAGGGAGCCCCTCCCTCCAGCCACCTCCCATGAGGCTCCTGGCACCAAACGCCCACCTTCTGCTCCAGCCACCACCTCctctgcctctgcttcctcttccacaTCCTCATCTAAACGGGCTCCAGCCAGCTCAGCCCCACAGCCTAAGCCCCTAAAGCGTTTTAAGCGAGCTGCAGGGAAGAAGGGTGCTCGCACCCGTCAGGGGTGTGGCGCAGAATCTGAAGACCTGTATGACTTTGTTTTCATTGTGGCGGGTGAGAAAGAGGATGGGGAAGAGATGGAGATCGGAGAAGTGGCTTGTGGAGCTTTGGATGGATCAGATCCCAGCTGCCTGGGGCTTCCAGCACTGGAAGCCTCCCAACGATTCCGCAGCATTTCCACCTTGGAGCTTTTCACAGTTCCACTCTCCACAGAGGCGGCTCTGACACTGTGCCACCTGCTGAGCTCCTGGGTGTCTCTGGAGAGCCTCACACTCTCCTATAATGGTGAGTGCCCTGGAGGGCTGAGATTTGGTTTCCCAGCACACCAGCTGTGCCCGTCAGGGGGAATAGGGGATATGATCAGGAAGCCAGAGATGTGGCCCTACCCACCTCAGGGAAGAGACTTAGTGGCAGACTCAGTGCTACAGAAGATGGATATATGGTCTATGGCTTGATCTAGTTGGAAGCAGGGGTTCCTGAGGAGCAGTGAGAATCTGAAGAGTCTACTTTGGATATGGTAGGCTAACCAAGGGCAGGTGGGAGAGTATAATGTATATAGGCCCAAGGAGAGGGCTGAGGTTGTCTCTTACCTATCATATCAAAGGAGCTGTACAAAAAGGTGTGGgacacttgtttaaaaaaaaagatcagaccAGCAACCTGCCAAACAGTCCTTAGGTCTTGCCCACCTTGTTGTGCCCAACTAGCCAAACTTCAGTTCTGACTGAACCCAGGAATCTACCTATGTTGCTGAATGCTGCTAAAGTCACACAATTGCAGATTAGTGTACTGTATACATTCCTGGTCATCAATCTCATATGAACCCTGTTTGCAATGTCAGGTCCATTCCTAACTCTACTACTTCcaaatcctttcttcttttcctttcctagtAAATCTCACCTGCTTCACAGAGAAAATAGAAGCCATCACACATGAACTCCCTTCAATTTGTTAACCAGCCTATAAACTTCTGCATTTGCACTCTTTTCATCACAGTGGGATAAATGGCTGTCCTGTCTAAGGCTAACTCATCTGCTTGTGCTCTGGATCCATACACTCACCTCCCTAGGAAAACTTGTTTTTCAAATGCCTTAATAAGAACTTTTATATACTGCCTATTATGTGCCTGACAtactttaaatattcttaaaactgGTTTAATCCTTAAAATTGTGAAgccaagtgacttgcccaggataAGTCGATAGATTATAGAcctagaattcaaacccaggtgaCCTGGCTCCAGAACTCATGCTTTTAAAGCACTAACTACTTAATGCTGCCTCTGTTCTCTGGATCAGGTATCCACCCAAAACTACCACCATATCTCCTCCATATATTCTACTTATGAACTACTGTCCTATTCTCTCCTGCCCTTCATAGACAACCTTAAGAGTTATCTGTGCTTTCTTCTTCTCACAGCCACTTCAGCCTTGCTTACACTCCCTCTACTGCATTGGGGACCTAGAGGTGACCAAGGCTATCTGTGTTGCGAAGTCCAGTATATACTTCTTAGTCCTCATATTCTTGACATCTACTATTCTGCATTTTCTTCATGTAATAGTCTCACTTCTAACCTCAAAAATTTCtgactttttctccctttctggacATTATTTGCCCTAATATTCAGAGTTTCTCAAAGCTCTCCCACTTTACATTTCCTGGACAATTTTGTCCATTTCCTTGATTTCAAAGGCCAGCCATGCTCAAGACACCCCCATTTTGACATTAGCACATTATCTTAACTCCAGACCAGTTTTTCCATCTGACAACTAGGAATCACAGTATTGATAAACTGCATTCCCCAAGctgaattcattttcttccttctgttctcaGTGACATCACAGATGATTCAGTTGCCCAAAAGAAACCTGGATTCTTACTCCACATACATTAAAGATATCTCTCTTATTCCACATATATTAAAGATACAAATTGTATCTTTACAATCTCTCAGAATCACTTATCTCCACATCCTTAATTCAGATTATCATTACTTCTCACCTGGATTCATCATTTCAGCAGTTTGTCCATACTCACCATAGTTGTTTATGCCACAATCAAAGTAATTTCAAAGTGCAAATCTGtaactcattcatttaaaaattcagtggCTTCTTGTCACCTACTTTTAAGTTTTACTTACAGGGTCATTCATGTTCTTATCCCTGCTCACCTTTATAGTTGAATACTTCCCTCCCTTATACTTCACACACCAGCCAAATTGAGAATTTTTCAGTTCTTGGAACCTGCTACTTTCTCCTTCAGGTCTTGATATATGCAAAGTTCACTCTGCCAGTCACTCTTCTTCCACCTTTTAGCTTGTTTAGGACCTGCCTGCAAAGTCTTTACTGATGTAAGCTAGCCTGGGTGCTAAGTAGccatccttttattttcacaATACTCTTATTTCCCCAGTTCTCATCCCATGCTTTTGTTATCAGGTAGGAACAAGATCTGCTGCCCATGACTTATctagcaaaaaaaacaaaacaaaactatttacTAGGGCTGGTTGAGGTTTAAATGAATCAACAGGAGCCTGCTCAGTCCAGAGATATAGGTGTGTAGCTTCCACAGAATTATTTGCTTTGTGGCATTAATTACCCTAACCTTTCTGGATTCTACTTCCTTCTGTGGGATATGGTTTTCTGCCCCATTCCCACCCAATGACCCTTTTAAAGTATTCCCTGTTGGATCACTGTCATTCTCCAGCTTAGTTTTAGATGTTACCCATGACCTACAGGAAAAGTCCAGAGGTCTGTACTGTTTAGGTCCATCATTCAGCTAGCAACCACATGCTGCCCCACATTCTATCATGTTTTGTGACTCTGGCCTGACTGATGCTTGAGGGTATGACCCAGTAGAATAGACACCAGTCGGCTGGTTACCTgaggaaaaagcaagacaatggATGAATAATTGAGAatcatggaaaataatctgatccAGAGCTCAGATTTGGTAGTTTAATCAATATCTGAAGTTGTCTCTGAATGTTATCCCTGATGTAACTCCCACGATTGACCTAATGTCTTTCCTGCCATAGGCCTGGGCTCTAATATCTTCCGTCTACTGGACAGCCTGCGGGCCCTGTCAGTCCAGGCTGGATGCCGCCTCCGTGCCCTGCATCTCAGTGACCTGTTCTCACCACTGCCCATCCTGGAGCTGACACGTGCCATTGTGCGAGCCCTGCCCCTGCTGCGGGTCCTCTCTATCCGTGTGGACCACCCCAGCCAGAGGGACAACCCAGCTGTGCCTGGGAATGCAGGGCCCCCTAGCAACGTAATTGGGGATGAGGAGATACCAGGTGAAGCTTTGTGTGCGTGTATTTCCTCACAAATGTGCAGGTGTATTTGTGTGGGCCAGGCAAAAGATTTCTAATCCAGGTCTCTTAAACCACCACATTCCTGGCTATCTATAATTTGTTCCCTTTAGAGCCTGCTAATCTTAAagatgggcttacctggtggttcagatggtaaagaatcctcctgcaatgtgggagacctgggtttgatccctgggttgggaagatcccctggagaagggaaggctacccactccagtgttctggcctggagaattctatggactgtagagtccatggggtcacagagacttgggacacaactgagtgaacttcAGTTTTCAAGATAACCATGGGTTGGATAGATCTCAGACCAACACTAGCCTAGTAGGGAGTCACTGGCACATCCACTCCAGAAAGGAGTCTGAACCAAGAAACGAACTGATGGGTCCCCATGTTATATGTTCTCTTAGTTCCTACGTGTCTCATATCCCACCATTCTgcatatgctaagttgcttcagtcatgtctgattctttgtgactcccatggactgcagcccaccaggctcctgtgtccatgggattctccaggcaaaaatattggagtaggtagccatttccttctccagggcatcttcccgatcctgggatcaaacccacgtctcttatgtctcctgtattggcaggcaggttctctaccactggtgTCACTTGAGCCCACCATTGTGCATACTCTTTTACTATACTTGTGTCTGAGTAGTCTTCTTGGATTAAAAGCACCGTTAAGGGCAAGGACTAAACTGTATTAGCATCCTGCCAGCACATATAGGCACTCAAGGACAAGTAGATGAATAAATGATTTTTCAGTGAATCCCTTAAGTACAGGATGAGACCTGCAATGGGAGTGAAGTAGATATAACCAGTTGGAATCTTCTCTTCCTACCATATCCAGAAAACTGCCTGGAACAGCTGGAGATGGGATTTCCACGGGGAGCCCAGCCAGCCCCACTGCTCTGCTCTGTACTGAAGGCCTCAGGTTCTCTGCAGCAATTGTCCCTGGATAGTGCCACCTTTGCATCTCCCCAAGATTTTGGGCTTGTGTTGCAGACACTCAAAGGTATGATCCAGCTAGAATGATAAAGGGAAGAGAATAGAAGGGGACTTTGTTCTTTGGGAAAGCTAAGGTCCATGAACTTTCTCCCAATCCAGAGTATAACCTAACCCTAAAGAGGCTGAGCTTCCACGACATGAATCTGGCTGACTGTCAGAGTGAGGTGCTCTTTTTGCTACAGAATCTGACTCTTCAGGGTAAGTTCTTCATCTAGAACCCAGGGACTCATTGGTCCTCACTGCAGAACTGCCATGGTCTCACTGAATCAACAAGCCATAGTTCTTTTCTTAGTCTTACGTCCTCATAACTAAAATTATAGAACCTGCATCACCTTCCTTCTAGATAGTCCCCAACCTAACCATTCCTATACTAAACATGGGAAATTATTCACTTGTAAATTACCTCACCTGAAAGTATTCTTACCTTCCACTAGCTGACAGAAATGATGGTGGTGGGAAGGGATAAATGTGCTATCAGGCCCCCCTCATAGACTTGTCACTAATGTCCACCCCTGCATAAAAGGAAGTGAATGGAGAACTGTCCATCTAGAGAGTCTCCACATAGGCTCAGTCtctggtttgaatcctgacttagCTGCAACCTTGCTTGAGGGTTTGGACAAACTATTTTCTCCTGGGACTCTATAAAATGCTTATAACCCTTTTTAAGGCCCTGGGGACAGGTGGGACAGCACCAGTTCTCAGGCTGCCACCAGAACTTGTTCCAATTTTTCTTTACAGAGATTACCTTCTCCTTCTGCCGTCTGTTTGAGAAGCGCCCAGCCCAATTTCTGCCCGAGATGGTTGCTGCTATGAAGGGCAACTCCACATTGAAGGGCCTCCGGCTGCCAGGGAACCGCCTGGGTGGGGACAGGGCcctgaggagggagagggggaaggagCCAGTCCTCTGACCTAGAAACTCAGTGGGTGAAGGCACATACCTCTCCACTGGGAAGACAGGGGTTGGGATACAGTTGTGCTGGGGCTTTAGGAGACTGGGCTTCTCTCCAGCCAGAATTGGGTTGGGATACCTTTGTTTCCTATTCTGGGGTAAAGGTCATGAGCATTTCTCCCCATCTCCCCAGGGAATGCTGGCCTACTGGCCCTGGCAGATGTTTTCTCGGAAGATTCATCCTCCTCTCTCTGTCAGCTGGATATCAGGTACccgtgggggtggggaatgacaAGGGATAAAGCTGCAGGGACACAGACCAgggattgattcctgggtttCTGATCCTCACCCCTACCAGTTCCAACTGCATCAAGCCAGATGGGCTTCTGGAGTTCGCCAAGCGGCTGGAGCGCTGGGGCCGTGGGGCCTTTGGTCACCTGCGCCTCTTCCAGAACTGGCTGGACCAGGATGCAGTCACAGCCAGGGAAGCCATCCGGCGGCTCCGGGCCACCTGCCATGTGGTTAGCGACTCGTGGGACTCATCGCAAGCCTTCGCAGATTATGTCAGCACCATGTGATGGGCCCAGGCCTCACAGGCCCATGCTCAGTACCATCAGCTTGCAGGGGCTGAGGCATGGGCTGCCCAGAACTCCCAGCACCaattctgtctttctctttctgctatcttttttctcttttttcctttttcccttgcaCTGAGGTCCTGGAGGCCTTGACGGGGCCCAGCAAAGGCATTCCCACACCTGGGTTTGGAGCCTTTGGGTTCCTTACCCAGTACTGGGCCGGGAGGTTTCAGTGGTCATCAATCACTGAGGACAGCCCCCGtccccttccctgccccagggttcttgctttcctttctcaAGCAGGTACCCAGGCTTTAGTGAAGGATAGGAGTGCCCATTACCAGGCCTCTCCTCTCTGCTGGGCTTACCATGCTGCTTCCAGGCCTCAGTCCCTTTCATacctttattcctttcttttttttaaccaaaatttttcttataaaataaattttgggcAAACATCATGCAGCCcttcttgatttttctctcagAGAACAAAATCCAACAGTGCCCTATTGGGCAGGGAGTCcccttttcccatctctttcctctAACAGCTACACACCAGACCAGCTGGTTAAAGGTGGAGGCCCCGCTGCTCCTCATGGGAACGCTGGTGGAAAACAAAGGTGATGGCAGTGGAGGCAGCATCCCAAGCAGCCTGGAGTACCTCATCCTTGAGCCCCCGCTTATCAGTGCTGTGGTTCCACTGAGCCAGGTCTGAGGTGCAGTCAGAACCGTCAGGGGGTGGCCAGACCTGGTGGTTGTTGACACAGCGCCGGCAGCGCAACCTGGGGGCAGAGGACAGAAGTGTGGTTACTGTGGGTCCCAGCTCCATGCTGTGCAGGGTGTTCAGAGATAATGGCCAGCAGAGGCACCCCACCCACCTGTCATGTGTGTCACTGAGCTTAGCCTCATCCAAGGTAAACAGCTCCTTCAATTCGCCAAGAGAAAAGTGTCGCTCCACATCCTGCTCCTCATCCACCACACAGCTGCTCAGTGCTTTCTTATGGCTCTGACGCTGAAAGATCTTCTCCTCGATGGTTCCTGCCtgcggggtgggggcagaggtggAGCCCAGGGCTAAGTCACCTCCACACATAGGGGGCAGGAaaacccaggggttgaaactgtAGCTGCGCAGAAGGGGAGATGAATGAGAAGAGTCTTGCCTCAATATGGCTCAAAATGGGCTGATCACCTCAGCCCATTTTCCTAGTCTATCTTTTAGGAATATAATTTGGACATGTCTGCCCACCCAGGATATTTTCTGTACCGATGGAGGGTTTCAGGGCCTGGCTAAATTTCTTTAGGATGAGCTGAGGTTTATCTGCAGCAGCGTTATCTGACCTCCACACCAAGCCCAAGTCTCACTCACTCAAGTAAATATCATTTGGGTATGACATGCCAGGCCCTATGCTAACACCAGATACAAAGAAGAATCAATATGATCCCTATCCTTCAACTCATAGACTagtcagagagacagacagacatataAACTAACTGGTACATGACAGAATTCTATAGGATACCCAGCGACCCACAGGAGGGACAGTAGCATGAAATAATGTTGAAGAGCTTGAaagtaaaaattatctttaagctgaatcttgaaaaatgaatagatggtttacaaagaaagaagagaagccattCCAGACATAATAACAAAATCAATAAGCCTGGCCTACTGGAGGCCTGTCTAGAGAATGGTAGGAGCAGGGAAAGAGCTGGGACTGAGAAAGTCCCATACTGTAGAAACTTGGATGCTAGGCTAAAGAGCTTGGCCTTGTCCTGAAAGTGCAAAGCAAAACTAGAATTTTTGGAAGGCTCATTCTGGAAGTAGTTGTGAAGAATGGATTATGATAAGGCCAAAGGTAAAGAATTAGGATGCTGCTTCAAAATCCAAGTGGGAGATGACTGACTTTAGCATGGGATGGTGAGGAAGATTAGAGTAAGGacaggatggtgggacacatgtacacccaatGGAATCAACTGCCAttgattcatgccaatgtatggcaaaaccaccacaatattgtaaagtaattagcctccaattaaattaattttttaaaaataaaatgcacgccctttcaaaaaaaaaaagggggggggacaCATTTTGAGAAAGTAAAATCAATGATAATTGGAATCTGGTTAGGAAGCAGAGAATGGTCCACAGGATGATACTCATATTTGGGTTGGGTGGATAACAGTCATTAAGTGACAAAATTCAGAAGGGTATACTCAAGACATTCAAGTAGAAATATATAGTAggtgatagaattttaaaatctgcagccagtaaacagtgtcagacacacaaagaagaaaaatcaagagtCTCTTGTTTTAGTAATTAGGAAGTCAACAGTACCCTGAAAGCAGATTCAGTGGCAAAACTGGTGAGTTTAGTGAGTAGGAGATGAGATGAATTAAATCTCTAGGCTTTGGGAAAATCTGACAGTGAATGAATGGAAAATAACCCTAGGTAGTCACTACAATGTAAGAGAGGGTTGAGAAACATTTTTAAGGTGGGAGCTACTTGACCATGCTCATAGACATCAGGGAAATAAAGGAGAAACTGATCaactaagaaaggaaagaatggggAAAGGGTCTAGAGCAGAGCTGGAATGGTAAGTCTCaagtagaaaggaaggaaatgattcTCGtttgagaatggaaaaaaaagagaagatgtgAGACGGACAGAACAGAGGAAGGTAGGCGAGAGAATTTAAGTTTGGTAGCCTACATTTTCTCTGTGAGGTAGAAGACAAAGTCTctgcagaaagaaggaaagacaggaTTAGGAGGAAACTTGAGGGAAAAACTTGAAGTGGCTATTGAAGGAAATGAGATACAATCCAGTTCAAAATGGAGAATGTGAACTTATGGTAGTGCCAATCTAAAAATGCCAAGTTTTATCTGGTGCAGAAGCTGCAAACAGCTGTAATGATCCAAGACTAGGTATTAGGGGAAGAGTGGCAGAAAGGATGCACAGGGAGGATCGGGCTGAATAGTAAGGCAAGTCAAGCCTGATTGGGAGGAACTGGGGCAGGTAGTAACTAAGGACATTAGGTTGAAACAGATGTAGAGGTCAAGGAAACATGAAGGCTAGAGTGCTGGCAAACTGCATGGCCCCTGAAGTCAACCAGGAAGATAGCTGGAGTTGAAGTAATGAAGACTGAGCTGGTGTCCAAACTTATTAACGAATTAGGTAAACAGCAGAAGGTAGATAACTGTagcaaggaagaaaagagggtaGTTAAGGCAACATGAGCTTCAAAAGAGGTACTATAGGATAGATGGTCTGAGTGATCACTGAGAACCTGGAGAATGCCAATACCACCACTTAGACCCACAAGATGGAATGTGAGAAGACTACAAGGCAAGCAGCACAGAAGAAATCAGGTTTAAAAGAAAGCAAGTGTCCTGTGAAAATCATGAAGGCATAGGGGAGTTTATTATCTACAGGCATCCAGAGCACAGCAAAAAGGATCTGAGGAACAGGGTAGAGAGGGGGGAGAGAGCAGAAGAATGAAGGGCTCCAGGCTACGTCCATACCTTGCTCACCACTACAGGCAGAGGGGCCACAGAGGCAATGAGAAACACCCAAGGTGATCCTGAAGGTCTTATTCCATGACCCACCACTACTCTGAACATTACCACTATCCTTACAGACAGTAGGCGATAGATATAGCAGGTCTTCTTTTGACCATCACGCCAGACCCGGGCCATGGCTTGTTCATCATTGGCTGGGTTCCAGTCAGGGTCAAACATGACCAGTCGGTTAGCCCCGATGAGATTGAGGCCACAGCCCCCAGCTTTGCTGCTTAGCATGAAGACAAAGTCAGGactctggaaaaagaagaaaaagaactgctTATACCCCAAATTAAGAATCTTACTCAGACCAACCAACTGTTCTCTCACGTGTGGACTGCCAGTTTGCCTGCCTACCAGCCAATTTATTAGCCCGCAAGCTCAGTTCCCAGCACAGCCTTCATAAACCAATTAGCCTAACCCTACCATatccaccagaaaaaaaaaagagaggcccAAAAGCAGAGGCCCCAAAGCAGAGGCCCCTTATAAATTAACAACCCTTAGTTCTCATGTTATTGCACTGGTAGCATGGGGACAGTGGCCGTGCATTTACCGATGGGTTGTTGAAGCGCTCCACAACCTTGGCTCGCTTCTTAATGGACATCGTGCCATCTAAGCGAACATATAAGTACCTAAAGGGGGATCCAAAGATCAAATCAAGAAGTAAACagaacacagtgggagaaggggagggttgGACAAActgactgacatatatacacatagctagtgggaagctgttctatagcacagggagctcagcccggtgctatgatgacctaaaggggtgagatgag
Coding sequences within:
- the LRRC41 gene encoding leucine-rich repeat-containing protein 41 isoform X1, translating into MAAPEAWRARSCWFCEVAAATTMEATSREAAPAKSSASGPSAPPALFELCGRAVSAHMGVLESGVWALPGPILQSILPLLNIYYLERIEETALKKGLSTQAIWRRLWDELMKTRPSSLESVTCWRAKFMEAFFSHVLRGTIDVSSDRRLCDQRFSPLLHSSRHVRQLTICNMLQGATELVAEPNRRVLETLASSLHTLKFRHLLFSDVAAQQSLRQLLHQLIHHGAVSQVSLYSWPVPESALFILILTMSAGFWQPGPGGPPCRLCGEASRGRAPSRDEGSLLLGSRRPRRDAAERCAAALMASRRKSEAKQTARAAPATRVTRRSTQESLTAGGTDSKREPLPPATSHEAPGTKRPPSAPATTSSASASSSTSSSKRAPASSAPQPKPLKRFKRAAGKKGARTRQGCGAESEDLYDFVFIVAGEKEDGEEMEIGEVACGALDGSDPSCLGLPALEASQRFRSISTLELFTVPLSTEAALTLCHLLSSWVSLESLTLSYNGLGSNIFRLLDSLRALSVQAGCRLRALHLSDLFSPLPILELTRAIVRALPLLRVLSIRVDHPSQRDNPAVPGNAGPPSNVIGDEEIPENCLEQLEMGFPRGAQPAPLLCSVLKASGSLQQLSLDSATFASPQDFGLVLQTLKEYNLTLKRLSFHDMNLADCQSEVLFLLQNLTLQEITFSFCRLFEKRPAQFLPEMVAAMKGNSTLKGLRLPGNRLGNAGLLALADVFSEDSSSSLCQLDISSNCIKPDGLLEFAKRLERWGRGAFGHLRLFQNWLDQDAVTAREAIRRLRATCHVVSDSWDSSQAFADYVSTM
- the LRRC41 gene encoding leucine-rich repeat-containing protein 41 isoform X2, which translates into the protein MKTRPSSLESVTCWRAKFMEAFFSHVLRGTIDVSSDRRLCDQRFSPLLHSSRHVRQLTICNMLQGATELVAEPNRRVLETLASSLHTLKFRHLLFSDVAAQQSLRQLLHQLIHHGAVSQVSLYSWPVPESALFILILTMSAGFWQPGPGGPPCRLCGEASRGRAPSRDEGSLLLGSRRPRRDAAERCAAALMASRRKSEAKQTARAAPATRVTRRSTQESLTAGGTDSKREPLPPATSHEAPGTKRPPSAPATTSSASASSSTSSSKRAPASSAPQPKPLKRFKRAAGKKGARTRQGCGAESEDLYDFVFIVAGEKEDGEEMEIGEVACGALDGSDPSCLGLPALEASQRFRSISTLELFTVPLSTEAALTLCHLLSSWVSLESLTLSYNGLGSNIFRLLDSLRALSVQAGCRLRALHLSDLFSPLPILELTRAIVRALPLLRVLSIRVDHPSQRDNPAVPGNAGPPSNVIGDEEIPENCLEQLEMGFPRGAQPAPLLCSVLKASGSLQQLSLDSATFASPQDFGLVLQTLKEYNLTLKRLSFHDMNLADCQSEVLFLLQNLTLQEITFSFCRLFEKRPAQFLPEMVAAMKGNSTLKGLRLPGNRLGNAGLLALADVFSEDSSSSLCQLDISSNCIKPDGLLEFAKRLERWGRGAFGHLRLFQNWLDQDAVTAREAIRRLRATCHVVSDSWDSSQAFADYVSTM